From Haliotis asinina isolate JCU_RB_2024 chromosome 8, JCU_Hal_asi_v2, whole genome shotgun sequence, a single genomic window includes:
- the LOC137293468 gene encoding uncharacterized protein — MVLHKEDSIQLKTALGTSEIQLLIGDITQLQPDEASDIIFVSAFQGDYSTASPGTLIAALSRNLNISVEELSQDKELDLRTNFHCWVSKPLPHNVPYRRLVCFERARRTEGGTTAQQISTMFRAMTPIFNNEDTTVITPLLATGDQGQSRVAVLKAMVDGACHWIKAGLPLRCLKIVLYAADLSMRDIQAVELFKQLKKTWETQNLTLPEEDQSIDVFISHSNHDNHWADTVATHLTEIRPGLKVYKQQLQFSADEVWQENVFHVMMQSVRIITILTPAYVESPECLEQFNIALCVNRLSIYHQICPMYVETVNSIPSYLQLVQYVECRQRKEGEVTETLIKQACMTILSSVPESDQTKDNSKPALPSRTTYDVFISYSHRDPTPAQTLLQCLQEQDSTLSVFFDRSELKTGSLWQQTLYDAIDSARCVVALLSMSYMTSDVCQEEYNIALARALSTEDVSLIPVSVEPLKAIPQTFSHVTILNGSLANQKDALKQISSEIIDLVRNGLKGRNIVKPTLTVTAQKVQELSRKLEFDKLYKVDGKEILHKDQNQQSTNESPLDRGDQQIVFSFSHDSLRLAIILSELIKQASPSTSCTFISENNKDRLYLLDQSQLVVIIVSDGYVQSAQLLEELHLSLCRQRREKPTRMMYLIEGTHLSAQPHYLHLLDYKVSINDKLWSAPKNMKTASDEYFTATRGGMKGSYPCTLPERLALSKATLDILDIVHNRFRYTDRKSILNILNIGSLTRDDADNIVHIEQFLKAIQMGDDTSEEATGDRPNSVDSYSKASSTHEDANFMMQAHPFSADARKLKHSCFCVIL; from the exons ATGGTTCTCCACAAGGAAGACAGCATCCAGCTGAAGACAGCCCTGGGTACAAGCGAGATACAGCTGCTGATAGGGGACATCACCCAGCTGCAACCAGATGAGGCATCAGACATTATCTTCGTCTCAGCCTTTCAAG GAGACTATTCTACTGCTTCACCTGGTACACTCATTGCTGCCTTGAGTCGCAATTTGAACATCAGTGTCGAAGAATTGTCACAGGACAAAGAGCTTGACCTAAGGACTAACTTCCATTGCTGGGTGTCCAAACCACTGCCCCACAATGTCCCCTATAGGCGACTGGTGTGTTTTGAGAG AGCTCGTAGAACTGAGGGTGGAACAACGGCCCAGCAGATCAGCACCATGTTCCGTGCCATGACTCCTATCTTTAACAATGAGGACACAACAGTCATAACCCCTCTCCTAGCCACAGGTGACCAG gGCCAGTCCCGAGTGGCAGTGCTGAAGGCAATGGTAGATGGAGCTTGTCACTGGATCAAGGCTGGTCTTCCTCTAAGATGTCTGAAGATTGTCCTTTACGCTGCCGACCTCAGCATGAGGGACATACAGGCTGTGGAACTGTTCAAGCAGCTGAAGAAAACCTGGGAAACACAGAATCTCACACTG CCAGAAGAGGATCAGAGTATTGATGTTTTCATCTCTCACAGTAACCATGACAATCATTGGGCTGACACAGTTGCTACTCATCTGACAGAGATCCGCCCTGGACTGAAGGTGTACAAGCAACAGCTCCAGTTCTCAGCTGATGAGGTGTGGCAGGAGAATGTCTTCCATGTGATGATGCAGTCAGTCAG AATCATCACCATCTTGACCCCTGCATATGTTGAGAGTCCGGAGTGTCTGGAACAGTTCAACATCGCGCTGTGTGTGAACCGGCTGTCTATATACCACCAGATCTGCCCCATGTATGTGGAGACTGTCAACTCCATACCTTCCTACTTGCAGTTGGTGCAGTATGTGGAGTGCAG ACAACGGAAGGAAGGAGAGGTAACTGAGACACTGATCAAGCAAGCATGCATGACAATTTTGAGTTCAGTGCCTGAGTCTGATCAGACCAAAGATAACTCCAAACCAGCCCTTCCGTCCAGGACGACATATGATGTGTTCATATCCTACTCCCATCGAGACCCCACCCCTGCCCAGACTCTGCTACAGTGCCTTCAGGAACAGGACTCCACACTCAGTGTCTTCTTTGACAGGAGTGAACTCAAGACTG GAAGTCTGTGGCAGCAGACTCTGTATGATGCCATAGACAGCGCCCGCTGCGTGGTGGCACTGCTGTCCATGAGCTACATGACATCTGATGTGTGTCAGGAGGAATACAACATTGCTCTCGCTAGGGCTTTGTCAACA GAAGATGTCTCTCTGATTCCTGTTTCTGTAGAACCTTTGAAGGCCATCCCTCAGACCttcagtcatgtgactataCTAAATGGatcattagccaatcagaaggATGCCCTTAAGCAGATCTCAAGTGAAATTATTGATTTGGTCAGAAATGGACTGAAGGGACGAAATATTGTCAAG CCAACTCTCACAGTCACAGCTCAGAAAGTTCAAGAGCTCTCCCGTAAACTTGAATTTGATAAACTGTACAAAGTAGATGGAAAAGAAATCCTTCACAAAGACCAGAACCAACAGTCAACAAATGAAAGCCCATTGGACAGAGGTGACCAGCAGATTGTGTTCAGCTTTTCTCATGACTCTCTCCGTCTTGCTATAATTCTGTCTGAGTTGATAAAGCAGGCATCACCAAGCACAAGCTGTACATTCATCAGTGAAAATAACAAAGACAGACTTTACTTGTTGGACCAGTCCCAGCTTGTAGTCATCATAGTGTCAGACGGCTATGTCCAGTCAGCTCAGCTCCTTGAGGAACTTCATCTAAGTCTGTGTCGACAGCGGAGAGAAAAGCCCACGAGGATGATGTATCTGATTGAGGGAACACACCTCAGTGCCCAACCTCACTACCTCCATCTCCTGGACTACAAAGTCAGCATCAATGACAAACTATGGAGTGCAccgaaaaacatgaaaacagcaTCTGATGAATATTTCACTGCAACAAGAGGTGGAATGAAGGGCTCTTACCCCTGCACTCTCCCAGAGCGTCTGGCCCTCAGCAAAGCTACACTTGACATCCTGGATATTGTGCACAATCG GTTTCGTTACACGGACAGAAAGAGTATCTTAAACATCCTTAACATTGGCAGCCTTACTAGAGATGATGCTGACAACATTGTGCATATTGAACAG TTCTTAAAGGCAATTCAAATGGGTGATGACACATCAGAGGAGGCAACAGGAGATAGACCCAACTCAGTGGACAGTTACAGTAAGGCCAGCAGCACTCATGAAGATGCCAACTTCATGATGCAAGCACATCCTTTTAGTGCTGATGCAAGAAAACTAAAACACAGCTGTTTTTGTGTAATTTTATGA